The genomic interval CAAGCCCTGGACGGAGGCCCTGATGGATTGAATGTAATCAAGAGAATGCTGATGCAGGCTAAGAGGAAGCTAGCCGCTGGCGGGTCCATTCTCCTGGAAATCGATGAAGGACAATCAGAACCGCTAAAAGCCTTCTCGAAAGACCTATTTCCAAATGCTGCGATGTCAGTGGAGAAGGACCTGGCGGGGCTGGACCGATACTTCTTACTTGAGTCCGACAGCCTGCTGGACTAGTCGGAGGAGGGCAGACTGCGGGGGGCCTGGACCTCCATGGGCTGATCGCAGCAGACAGCTACGCCCACGCCTGCCTTAACGCACAAAACCAGGGTGCCGCACTTT from SAR202 cluster bacterium carries:
- a CDS encoding desulfoferrodoxin, which produces MANQLGKRYACKKCGTLVLCVKAGVGVAVCCDQPMEVQAPRSLPSSD